A genomic window from Ruminiclostridium cellulolyticum H10 includes:
- a CDS encoding cobalt-precorrin 5A hydrolase produces the protein MRITLAAFTKQGGRLCLNLKQKLNTQGYNAEGYCKYHLDGVEVLKDDLEEFTKNAFGASDAIVFIGAAGIAVRAIAPFVTSKDCDPAVLVIDERGKYVIPILSGHIGGANELASIIAKVLNAQAVITTATDINGRFAADSWAVNAGCHIMNINMIKKVSAAILNGEKVGLHSDFPIEGSLPDNVIISDSEKVGICISDSSKPIFSETLQLMPKQYVLGIGCRRNTKYSELLNFVNFILDINGISPYAIEAIASIDLKSNENAICSLSTDWKIPFYTYSANELAELPGDFSKSGFVKEITGVDNVCERAAVKANSGRLVVPKCSWDGITAALSKRDWRCRF, from the coding sequence ATGAGGATAACTTTAGCAGCATTTACAAAACAGGGGGGCAGGCTGTGCCTGAATTTAAAGCAAAAGCTTAACACTCAGGGGTATAATGCCGAGGGTTACTGCAAGTATCACCTTGATGGAGTCGAAGTCTTAAAGGACGATCTGGAAGAATTTACGAAAAATGCATTTGGTGCTAGTGACGCTATAGTTTTTATAGGGGCTGCGGGGATTGCCGTCAGGGCAATTGCGCCCTTTGTAACCTCCAAGGACTGTGACCCTGCGGTACTGGTTATTGATGAAAGAGGCAAGTATGTGATTCCCATTTTATCAGGCCACATAGGCGGGGCAAACGAGTTAGCAAGTATTATTGCAAAAGTATTAAATGCACAAGCGGTGATTACGACGGCAACAGATATAAATGGGCGGTTTGCAGCTGATTCATGGGCAGTAAATGCAGGCTGTCATATAATGAATATCAATATGATTAAAAAAGTGTCAGCAGCAATATTAAACGGAGAAAAGGTGGGGCTTCATTCTGATTTTCCCATTGAAGGGAGTTTGCCTGATAATGTTATTATATCCGACAGTGAAAAGGTGGGAATTTGCATATCTGACAGCTCAAAGCCGATTTTTTCAGAAACACTTCAGCTTATGCCCAAACAATATGTTTTAGGTATTGGCTGCAGAAGGAATACAAAGTATTCTGAACTTTTGAATTTTGTGAATTTTATTCTTGATATAAACGGGATTTCACCCTATGCGATAGAAGCTATAGCTTCTATTGACTTAAAAAGTAATGAGAATGCAATATGTTCTTTGAGCACTGATTGGAAGATTCCATTTTATACATATTCGGCAAATGAGCTTGCAGAGCTTCCGGGGGATTTTTCAAAATCGGGTTTTGTAAAAGAGATTACCGGTGTTGACAACGTTTGTGAAAGGGCAGCAGTTAAGGCCAATAGTGGAAGACTTGTAGTTCCAAAATGCAGTTGGGACGGAATAACAGCGGCATTATCAAAAAGAGATTGGAGATGCAGATTTTGA
- the hemA gene encoding glutamyl-tRNA reductase: MQILTIISASLDYKSAAIDVREKFSYTSTKIREILKNIKAVDGVSGAVLLCTCNRTEVYISGENIENLNPAMFLCRMSGFIDHKLLMPLFSIRCDSESIFHLMEVACGLQSMVLFEEQIITQVKHAAAIAREEKTIDSTLETLFRLSITAAKKAKTEVKVKAVPTSAAESAVSELSKKYCFTHKKVLVIGNGEIGRLCCKKLLELGADLTITLRKYKHGEIIVPVGCNTISYDEREGFLSCADVVISATTSPHFTITRDMVEKHQRKPEFFIDLALPRDIEPEISKIEGVESYNLDRFCTDFSVLNHKEVRKIREVIYGFILQFEKWENYRKEAGLIKE, translated from the coding sequence ATGCAGATTTTGACTATTATATCAGCAAGCTTGGACTATAAATCAGCTGCCATTGATGTCCGGGAAAAATTCAGCTATACATCCACAAAAATCAGAGAAATACTTAAAAACATAAAAGCTGTTGACGGTGTTTCAGGAGCAGTACTTCTGTGTACCTGCAACAGAACTGAAGTATATATTTCAGGAGAGAATATTGAAAATCTGAATCCTGCCATGTTCTTGTGCAGGATGTCAGGTTTTATAGACCATAAATTGTTAATGCCTTTGTTTAGTATAAGATGTGATTCGGAGTCTATATTCCACCTTATGGAAGTAGCTTGCGGGCTTCAGTCAATGGTGCTGTTTGAAGAACAGATAATTACACAGGTGAAACATGCGGCTGCTATTGCAAGGGAAGAAAAAACCATTGATTCCACCTTGGAGACTCTGTTCAGACTCAGTATTACAGCTGCAAAGAAAGCTAAAACAGAAGTTAAAGTAAAAGCAGTTCCTACTTCTGCAGCGGAAAGTGCAGTATCTGAATTATCAAAAAAATACTGTTTTACCCATAAAAAAGTTCTTGTAATAGGCAATGGCGAAATAGGACGGTTGTGCTGCAAAAAGCTCCTTGAACTGGGAGCAGATTTAACAATCACACTCAGAAAATATAAGCACGGAGAAATAATTGTTCCTGTAGGCTGCAATACAATTTCATATGATGAAAGAGAAGGGTTTCTTTCCTGTGCAGATGTGGTTATAAGTGCAACTACAAGTCCACACTTTACAATAACCCGTGATATGGTTGAAAAACACCAAAGAAAGCCTGAGTTTTTTATTGATTTGGCGTTGCCCAGAGATATTGAACCGGAGATTTCAAAAATTGAGGGAGTGGAAAGCTATAACCTTGACAGGTTCTGCACGGATTTTTCTGTACTTAATCATAAGGAAGTACGTAAAATAAGAGAAGTGATATATGGCTTTATTTTACAATTTGAAAAATGGGAAAATTATCGTAAAGAGGCAGGATTAATAAAAGAGTAA
- the cobJ gene encoding precorrin-3B C(17)-methyltransferase — protein MKLYVVGIGPGEDCQLTGKAIRAIEESQLVIGYDVYIDLIKHLLPDKETLTTPMKKEVDRCKLAVEAAMAGKKVAVISSGDAGIYGMAGLIYEVLAEYKATDIQIEVIPGITAASSAAAVLGAPLTHDFAVISLSDLLTPWEVIGKRLRLAAEAGFAICIYNPSSKKRSDYLKKACEIILTVADRDTPCGYVRNIGREGQTSKILTLEELVQEQVDMFSTVIIGNKNTRVINDRLVTSRGYKGI, from the coding sequence TTGAAACTATATGTTGTGGGCATAGGGCCGGGAGAGGATTGCCAGCTTACGGGAAAGGCAATCAGGGCTATTGAGGAAAGTCAGCTTGTGATTGGATATGACGTTTACATTGATTTAATAAAGCATCTGTTGCCTGACAAGGAAACATTGACAACACCCATGAAAAAAGAGGTTGACAGGTGTAAGTTGGCTGTAGAAGCCGCTATGGCAGGGAAAAAAGTGGCGGTGATATCCTCTGGAGATGCAGGAATTTACGGTATGGCAGGTCTGATATATGAGGTATTGGCAGAATATAAAGCAACTGACATACAGATTGAAGTTATACCGGGAATCACCGCGGCTTCGTCAGCGGCGGCAGTACTTGGAGCTCCGTTGACCCATGATTTTGCCGTTATATCCCTGAGTGATCTTCTCACACCCTGGGAGGTTATTGGGAAAAGGCTTAGACTTGCGGCTGAAGCTGGCTTTGCAATCTGTATATATAACCCCTCCAGCAAAAAGCGAAGCGATTACCTCAAAAAGGCTTGTGAGATTATTTTGACGGTGGCAGACAGGGATACTCCCTGCGGATACGTACGCAATATAGGTCGTGAGGGTCAGACCTCAAAAATATTGACTTTGGAGGAACTGGTTCAAGAACAGGTGGACATGTTTTCAACCGTTATTATAGGAAACAAAAATACCCGGGTAATAAATGACAGACTTGTCACTTCGAGAGGGTACAAAGGTATATGA
- the cobK gene encoding precorrin-6A reductase, translating into MKVLVFSGTTEGREISQFLADKGVSVTACVATEYGNMVMPSDSRIEVRTGRLTEEQIIKMVSDYSFVIDATHPYAELVTKNIKSACNSTGVEYIRLLRPSISAGKVIEVNDTKEAVKYLNKVEGNILLTTGSKELEAFTGVSDYDTRIFARVLPSAEVVDKCNKLGFKGKTLICMQGPFSYEMNIATLKQINARYLVTKDTGSAGGFQEKISAAEALGVTVVLISRKVESGGLTISHLKTVIMDRLGLCKEPQHGRFPLFIELTGKKVLVAGGGEIAARRVKTLLKFGGDIYLVSPHLIPELQEMFSRKLFNYREGYYESRDIQNKFLAVAATDDRETNHKIYMDAKEKGIHMSIADCREECSFYFPAIFEFDGIVGGLVSKNGDSHSLVKAVAKKIRKIGQATH; encoded by the coding sequence ATGAAGGTGCTTGTTTTTTCAGGAACAACAGAAGGCAGAGAAATATCACAATTCCTTGCTGATAAAGGAGTATCTGTTACTGCCTGTGTTGCAACGGAATACGGAAATATGGTTATGCCATCTGACAGTAGGATAGAGGTAAGAACGGGAAGGCTGACGGAAGAACAGATAATCAAAATGGTTTCGGATTATTCATTTGTGATTGATGCGACCCATCCATATGCAGAACTGGTAACTAAAAATATAAAGTCTGCCTGCAACAGCACAGGCGTAGAATATATACGGCTGCTGAGACCGTCAATATCAGCGGGAAAAGTAATAGAAGTAAATGATACCAAAGAAGCAGTAAAGTATTTGAATAAGGTAGAGGGCAATATTCTTCTTACTACAGGCAGCAAGGAACTGGAGGCCTTTACGGGTGTGTCAGATTATGATACCAGAATATTTGCAAGGGTACTCCCTAGTGCTGAGGTTGTAGATAAGTGCAATAAGCTGGGGTTTAAAGGCAAAACCCTTATTTGTATGCAGGGGCCGTTTTCATATGAGATGAATATTGCAACTTTAAAGCAGATAAATGCAAGATACCTTGTGACCAAGGACACAGGCTCTGCAGGAGGTTTCCAAGAAAAAATATCTGCGGCAGAAGCCCTTGGAGTGACTGTAGTTCTTATATCCCGTAAAGTTGAAAGTGGCGGACTTACAATATCTCATTTAAAGACAGTAATTATGGATAGACTTGGCTTGTGTAAGGAGCCTCAACATGGAAGATTCCCTTTGTTTATTGAATTAACGGGGAAAAAGGTTCTTGTTGCCGGAGGGGGAGAGATTGCAGCCAGACGAGTAAAAACACTGCTGAAATTCGGAGGGGATATTTATCTGGTATCTCCTCATCTTATCCCGGAGCTTCAAGAAATGTTCAGCCGTAAGCTGTTTAATTACAGAGAAGGATATTATGAATCACGGGATATTCAAAATAAGTTTCTGGCAGTTGCTGCTACAGATGACAGAGAGACTAACCATAAGATATATATGGATGCCAAGGAAAAGGGCATACATATGAGTATAGCGGATTGCAGAGAAGAGTGCAGCTTTTACTTTCCTGCAATATTTGAATTTGATGGTATAGTGGGGGGACTGGTTTCCAAGAACGGAGATAGTCACAGTCTTGTAAAGGCTGTAGCTAAAAAGATTCGTAAAATAGGACAAGCTACACATTGA
- the hemC gene encoding hydroxymethylbilane synthase — MKKIRIGSRDSKLAIIQSEMVMAAIREFDPDIELELITMKTTGDKILDKTLDKIGGKGLFVKELDYALYNNEVDITVHSYKDMPLEDNPKLPVVALSKREDPRDAFVLPQGEIAENNEPIGSSSQRRQLQLKALFPNRKTAPIRGNVQTRLKKLDSGEFSAIVLAAAGIKRLGLESRISRYFSVDEILPAASQGIIAVQGRAGENFDFLKLFHSEESLCISQAERTFVREMNGGCSTPIAAYATIVESEIILKGLYHNEATGESKKECVSGSRQNPVELGYELVKKMESCRRI; from the coding sequence ATGAAAAAAATCAGAATAGGCAGCAGGGACAGCAAGCTTGCAATTATACAATCCGAGATGGTAATGGCTGCAATCAGAGAATTTGACCCTGATATAGAGCTGGAATTGATTACAATGAAAACTACGGGAGATAAGATTCTGGACAAAACCCTTGATAAAATAGGAGGAAAGGGCCTTTTCGTCAAGGAGCTTGATTATGCACTATACAATAATGAGGTGGATATAACCGTACACAGTTACAAGGATATGCCTCTGGAGGATAATCCGAAGTTGCCTGTTGTAGCTTTGTCAAAGCGTGAAGACCCCAGAGATGCCTTTGTTTTGCCTCAAGGTGAAATTGCAGAAAACAATGAACCTATAGGAAGTTCAAGTCAGAGGAGACAGCTGCAGTTAAAAGCTTTATTTCCTAATCGTAAAACAGCCCCAATTCGTGGAAATGTACAAACCCGCCTTAAAAAACTTGACAGCGGTGAGTTTTCAGCTATAGTACTTGCTGCTGCGGGAATTAAGAGACTTGGCCTTGAAAGTCGTATCAGCAGATACTTTTCAGTTGATGAAATTCTTCCAGCGGCAAGTCAGGGTATTATAGCAGTACAGGGCAGAGCCGGAGAGAACTTTGATTTTCTGAAGCTTTTCCATAGTGAGGAATCCCTATGTATTTCACAGGCAGAAAGAACCTTCGTACGAGAAATGAATGGCGGTTGCAGTACACCAATCGCGGCTTATGCAACCATTGTAGAAAGTGAAATTATTCTCAAGGGCTTGTACCATAATGAAGCTACGGGGGAATCAAAGAAGGAATGTGTTTCAGGAAGCAGGCAAAATCCTGTGGAATTAGGCTATGAACTGGTAAAAAAGATGGAAAGCTGCAGAAGGATTTAA
- the cobA gene encoding uroporphyrinogen-III C-methyltransferase — MKHGFVALVGAGPGDKGLITLRGAELLSKADVVVYDRLVSHEIIKMIPPEVEKIDVGKENKFHLVKQEDINRILLNKSLEGKNVIRLKGGDPFVFGRGGEELELLQENDIPFEVVPGVTSAVAALCYGGIPATHRDFCSSMHIITGHAREGGQLSIPFNELKELNGTLVFLMGLSSLAYLMKGLLNAGMDKDMPAAIIENGTRPNQRKLVATVGTLEQKALEMGIKSPAIIAVGKVCTLSDKFNWFMKKPLFGTKVLVTRPKASSSTIVEKLRQLGAEPLEYPCIEVVPIPQNEKLCSVCEKLSEYGWILFTSKNGIQIFFDYLNSQGLDARVLANIKIGTVGSQTARALKEVGLISDFTPEIFDGSHLAQGVSQLVGENEKVLICDAAIASDDIVNIFNNNNIKFDRVPLYHTNYINENSDEIRKMIIDGELKYITFTSASTVEGFMASVKDIPLGSLTAVCIGNQTAQAAKKYNLTYVISEKSTIDSITDKLLEIGGGNIDD, encoded by the coding sequence ATGAAACATGGATTTGTGGCATTAGTTGGCGCAGGGCCGGGAGATAAGGGGCTTATTACCTTAAGAGGAGCAGAACTTCTCTCTAAGGCTGATGTGGTAGTGTATGACAGACTGGTATCCCATGAAATTATAAAAATGATACCGCCTGAGGTGGAAAAAATAGATGTAGGAAAAGAGAATAAATTCCACCTTGTTAAACAGGAAGATATTAACCGGATACTCCTAAACAAGTCACTGGAAGGAAAAAATGTTATAAGGCTTAAAGGAGGAGACCCTTTTGTATTTGGGAGGGGAGGAGAAGAACTTGAGCTTTTACAGGAAAATGATATTCCCTTTGAGGTTGTTCCCGGAGTAACTTCAGCTGTGGCAGCACTGTGCTATGGAGGGATACCGGCTACCCACAGGGATTTTTGCTCTTCAATGCATATTATTACCGGACATGCCAGAGAGGGAGGACAGCTTTCAATTCCATTTAATGAATTAAAGGAATTGAACGGAACACTGGTTTTCCTCATGGGATTATCTTCACTGGCATATCTGATGAAGGGGCTTTTAAATGCAGGTATGGATAAGGACATGCCCGCTGCAATAATAGAGAACGGTACAAGGCCTAACCAGAGAAAACTGGTAGCCACTGTGGGTACACTGGAGCAAAAGGCTTTGGAGATGGGAATAAAATCTCCTGCCATTATTGCTGTAGGTAAGGTTTGCACTCTCTCTGACAAATTCAACTGGTTCATGAAAAAGCCTCTCTTCGGTACAAAAGTACTCGTTACAAGACCTAAGGCGTCTTCCAGTACAATTGTGGAGAAGCTTCGCCAACTGGGTGCGGAGCCTTTAGAGTATCCCTGTATTGAGGTGGTACCAATACCTCAGAATGAAAAGCTTTGCAGTGTATGTGAAAAGCTAAGTGAATATGGCTGGATTTTATTTACCAGTAAAAACGGTATACAGATATTTTTTGATTACTTAAATTCCCAAGGGCTGGATGCCAGAGTTCTTGCAAATATAAAAATCGGTACGGTTGGAAGTCAGACAGCGAGAGCTTTAAAGGAAGTAGGGCTGATTTCGGATTTTACTCCTGAAATCTTTGACGGCAGCCATCTTGCACAGGGCGTTTCACAGCTTGTAGGAGAAAATGAAAAGGTTCTTATTTGTGATGCGGCAATAGCAAGTGACGACATTGTTAATATTTTCAATAACAATAATATAAAATTTGACCGGGTTCCCTTGTACCATACAAATTATATAAATGAGAACAGTGATGAAATCAGAAAAATGATTATTGATGGTGAACTGAAATACATAACTTTTACAAGTGCATCCACTGTAGAGGGCTTTATGGCATCTGTAAAAGATATTCCTCTGGGAAGTCTGACGGCTGTTTGTATAGGAAATCAGACGGCGCAAGCTGCTAAAAAGTATAACCTGACATATGTAATATCTGAAAAATCTACAATTGATTCAATAACAGACAAGCTATTGGAAATAGGAGGCGGTAATATTGATGATTAA
- the hemB gene encoding porphobilinogen synthase, translated as MINRPRRLRTGEVLRKAVRETRLSTDSLIQTLFIIEGNNIKKEISSLPGQYHYSPDMVGEAIENALNADVKSVLLFGLPEHKDEKGSEAYNENGVLQQGIREIKQRYPQMQVITDICMCEYTSHGHCGILEGERVDNDRTLPYLEKIALSHARAGADIVAPSDMMDGRINALRTALDKNGFTDIPVMSYAVKYASSFYGPFREAAGSAPAFGDRKSYQMDYHNRREAVKEALLDVEEGTDILMVKPALAYLDVIKEVREKTQLPLAAYSVSGEYAMIKAAAAQGLIDEYGVMCESAVSIFRAGADMLITYFAKEISQAIKKGDIG; from the coding sequence ATGATTAACAGACCAAGAAGATTGAGAACAGGTGAAGTGCTGCGAAAAGCAGTCAGGGAAACCAGACTGTCAACTGATTCACTTATTCAGACTCTTTTCATAATAGAGGGTAATAATATAAAGAAGGAAATCAGTTCCCTGCCCGGACAGTACCATTATAGCCCCGATATGGTGGGGGAAGCAATTGAAAATGCGCTTAATGCAGATGTAAAATCCGTACTGCTCTTTGGACTCCCGGAGCATAAGGACGAAAAAGGTTCTGAGGCATACAATGAAAACGGTGTACTACAGCAGGGAATACGTGAAATAAAGCAGAGGTATCCACAGATGCAGGTAATAACGGATATTTGCATGTGTGAATACACATCTCACGGGCACTGCGGAATTTTGGAGGGTGAAAGGGTAGATAATGACAGAACCCTGCCCTATCTGGAAAAGATAGCTTTGTCCCATGCAAGGGCAGGAGCGGATATAGTAGCTCCGTCGGATATGATGGACGGCAGAATAAATGCCCTGAGGACGGCTCTGGATAAAAATGGATTTACAGACATTCCTGTCATGTCATATGCTGTAAAGTATGCCTCGTCATTTTATGGTCCCTTCCGTGAGGCAGCAGGCTCTGCGCCTGCATTCGGAGACCGTAAAAGCTACCAGATGGATTATCATAACAGACGTGAAGCTGTAAAGGAAGCACTTCTTGATGTTGAGGAAGGCACGGATATATTGATGGTTAAGCCTGCACTGGCTTATCTGGATGTTATAAAGGAGGTCAGGGAAAAAACTCAGCTTCCTCTGGCAGCCTACAGTGTCAGCGGTGAATATGCCATGATAAAGGCTGCCGCCGCTCAGGGACTGATTGATGAATACGGTGTAATGTGTGAAAGTGCAGTCAGCATTTTCAGAGCAGGAGCAGATATGCTTATAACTTATTTTGCAAAAGAGATTTCCCAAGCAATTAAGAAAGGGGATATAGGATGA
- the hemL gene encoding glutamate-1-semialdehyde 2,1-aminomutase yields MISSNGLFDRAKKVIPGGVNSPVRAFRAVDLNPLFISRAKGSKLYDVEEREYIDYVCSWGPMILGHSNDLILKNVENVLHNGLSFGAPVETEVQIAEMIVSMVPGVEMVRMVNSGTEAVMSAIRLARGFTKRDKIIKFEGCYHGHSDSMLVKAGSGVLTAGIPDSLGVPQNAAGDTLTAVYNNISSVEQLFQENKNHIAAVIIEPVAANMGVIPPQEGFLKELSGICRQNSALLIFDEVITGFRLAAGGAQEYFGVEADIVTFGKIIGGGMPVGAYAGRKEIMEHVAPCGGVYQAGTLSGNPVAMAAGLAQLEILKSKPEIYEDINKKAEFLGNGFEKIVQKYKAPITLNRVGSLLCGFFSQNPVTNYQEAKLSNTNYYAAYFKSMLNKGIYLAPSQFEAMFVSSAHTYEDIDATLKAAEETLVENISLMEELI; encoded by the coding sequence ATGATATCTAGTAATGGTTTGTTTGATAGAGCAAAAAAAGTCATTCCGGGTGGTGTAAACAGTCCCGTAAGAGCATTTCGAGCAGTGGACTTAAATCCTTTATTTATAAGTCGTGCAAAAGGCTCAAAGCTTTATGATGTGGAAGAGAGAGAGTATATTGACTATGTCTGTTCATGGGGCCCTATGATTTTAGGCCACAGCAATGACCTTATACTGAAAAATGTTGAAAATGTATTGCATAACGGACTTAGCTTTGGAGCACCTGTTGAAACTGAGGTACAAATAGCAGAGATGATAGTCTCCATGGTACCGGGAGTTGAAATGGTCAGAATGGTGAACAGCGGAACAGAAGCGGTTATGAGTGCTATCCGGCTGGCGAGAGGCTTTACAAAACGGGACAAGATTATAAAGTTCGAGGGCTGCTACCATGGGCACAGTGACAGTATGCTTGTAAAGGCAGGCTCAGGTGTACTGACTGCCGGAATCCCTGACAGTCTGGGAGTACCACAGAACGCAGCGGGAGATACATTAACTGCTGTTTACAATAATATTTCCAGTGTTGAACAGTTATTTCAGGAAAATAAGAATCATATAGCAGCTGTAATTATAGAGCCTGTTGCAGCAAATATGGGAGTCATTCCTCCGCAAGAAGGTTTTTTGAAGGAATTGTCCGGTATTTGCCGTCAAAATTCCGCATTGCTTATTTTTGACGAGGTTATTACAGGTTTTCGCCTTGCAGCAGGGGGAGCACAGGAGTATTTTGGAGTTGAAGCTGATATTGTTACCTTCGGTAAAATAATAGGCGGTGGTATGCCGGTGGGAGCCTACGCAGGAAGAAAAGAAATAATGGAACATGTAGCTCCTTGCGGAGGTGTTTATCAGGCAGGAACCCTTTCAGGCAATCCCGTTGCAATGGCAGCAGGACTTGCACAGCTTGAGATTTTGAAAAGCAAGCCTGAAATATATGAAGACATTAATAAAAAGGCTGAATTTTTAGGAAATGGATTTGAAAAAATAGTACAGAAATACAAGGCTCCAATAACATTGAACAGAGTTGGTTCTTTGCTTTGTGGGTTTTTCTCACAAAACCCGGTTACCAACTATCAGGAGGCTAAACTAAGCAATACCAACTATTACGCCGCTTATTTCAAGAGTATGCTAAACAAAGGAATTTATCTTGCACCGTCACAGTTTGAGGCAATGTTTGTAAGCTCCGCACATACTTATGAGGATATTGACGCTACATTGAAAGCGGCAGAAGAAACCTTAGTTGAAAATATTTCTTTAATGGAGGAACTAATATGA
- a CDS encoding sirohydrochlorin chelatase, translating to MKAILILAHGSRETKTMETLQKITDMTKAQLADVMLETAYMEFCDINLEKGLDMLIAKGADDITVVPYFLFEGIHIREDIPGEIEEYLEKHPGIKVNLGNTLGADPRLADVLADRIREAL from the coding sequence ATGAAGGCAATACTGATTCTTGCTCATGGAAGTCGTGAAACAAAAACTATGGAAACATTGCAAAAGATAACTGATATGACAAAAGCACAGCTTGCCGATGTTATGCTTGAAACTGCATATATGGAGTTTTGTGACATAAATCTGGAGAAGGGACTTGATATGCTTATTGCGAAGGGTGCTGACGATATAACAGTAGTACCGTATTTTCTTTTTGAAGGAATACATATCAGAGAGGATATACCCGGAGAGATAGAGGAATATCTTGAAAAGCATCCCGGTATTAAAGTGAATTTAGGAAATACTCTGGGAGCTGATCCAAGACTTGCAGATGTTCTGGCAGACCGAATCAGAGAGGCATTATGA